A window of Paenibacillus polygoni contains these coding sequences:
- a CDS encoding S-layer homology domain-containing protein produces MQRIKRPMVWLLLVSLVISLFPPGLVSRAEAAVLPTYFFPDDPTLKATHGKGLGTTDSDLLKVSDALQVTESNFEIKGSYLRIVGSTMRVEVQGMTQEKENSGWTEVANQVNTGSIQRDSESPDNKFVANVQLHSGMNKITFSGIQGDNSGVTGSNSKYESFYVYFKPTTYIKNVNILTGYNSITLNEGATVVVPNKTITIEGKVANATKVQFTLNNGSALPSTLLQDGTFYSAEMNLKSGLNNLVIKVTDGTSTVNMPYQLYYYEEGNSIISAHLGDKKGDNRIDLLGNDPTWTLKEASGKLYMQFLLEDADGKSFKDNGTLAISIGDQTSEINLNSDSDVTFLNMNNDGSIGSKPGAEEVFQGTAGIVPSYRMINLVINNFSFPQIDQVQFDVDVKYPKDSTPSSTSSRTLKFNYAQDQIIINNLQLLPSSFNPKANMVKEEEYLASAVEGAKTLNNSEVSGSSFYILVETRNDIKEAILAANYIPTGKVNVSYVGKVTDKYQYIYKVSEFKSGAQNVSFNYGSNSKNVQVKINSVSKIGIHVSSHTNGQIVPVNANDTDKIEVYLKGQYMNFPIVDGKINGSLYVNGVQVRSTDQKWVSITDGQFSIPLSMQDSNSTDSNFAKVLVYGENRIVLKGNGDTYITELIIYIIDENQPNIKNFIPAKVGNKKFPTEPTEVESFFDASPEFDYQGENTYKTVAKQYNLIFRGSGASKFELLEGTKQIIAPTTIASTDNNPKSFTYNGQTYTYEIYGSEEDFVIRVQGFNVSNPGTYSYNLNVYKNTGSYSSENLTIISEVKPYDIYAPKPTVDGKYVVNKNFIHFDIYAPGATSVVIDKEPAVLNPELGESRYVLDYVGLKQDKNNSIKVVISTGETSYTETINIYYAGAVGVDSQYMPAKTANKYSVFNKSVELSFPKGTILKSETDLGITKFYPDTKILFGIANPENGIVERRNDYGQIVKLPGPSNDTNSSSYPVINVTSEDLLNFQSTDKSRNFSLISNVYWISGGLGEVEGTNIQSSNGITPYSVAGMFNNIKNERKITPSQRGSLTLSYNTSVVDEVGSTIAVYRYVPITQEEKSLTGDSRPKWERIGGVVDTKKHTITVPFDEFGYYKVMKLSKSYSDITNHSWARNILNAMYAKGYMENLTFEQFGAQDQTTRGEFATLLVKGLNLPLSYSGKLTFTDVYLNSSTAVWDYKYIETAARAGIITGISDGIFSPNSPLTREQAAMMIARATNLKLAANDTKLAETLAKSFIDSGRIDNYARPAVLAVSKAKIMVGAPTTISGQSKVQYMFNPDANLTRAEAAKIAVELLKKYAKVFPANLS; encoded by the coding sequence ATGCAGCGCATCAAACGGCCGATGGTATGGCTGCTGTTAGTCTCATTAGTTATTTCATTATTTCCACCAGGTTTGGTAAGTAGGGCGGAGGCAGCAGTGTTACCAACCTACTTCTTCCCAGATGATCCTACACTGAAAGCAACTCATGGTAAGGGACTTGGTACAACTGATTCGGATCTACTCAAAGTTAGCGATGCACTTCAAGTAACAGAGTCTAACTTTGAAATTAAAGGTTCTTACCTAAGAATAGTAGGTTCGACGATGCGTGTAGAAGTACAAGGAATGACTCAAGAAAAAGAAAATTCCGGTTGGACAGAAGTAGCCAATCAGGTGAATACGGGTTCCATCCAACGTGACTCTGAGTCACCGGACAATAAGTTTGTTGCCAATGTACAGTTACATTCAGGAATGAATAAGATCACTTTTAGCGGTATACAAGGTGACAATTCCGGGGTAACAGGAAGTAATTCAAAATACGAAAGTTTCTATGTGTATTTTAAACCAACGACTTATATTAAAAATGTAAATATACTAACAGGCTATAACTCGATTACCCTGAACGAGGGAGCAACTGTAGTTGTGCCTAATAAAACCATTACAATAGAAGGTAAAGTAGCCAATGCAACGAAAGTACAGTTTACTTTAAATAACGGTTCAGCTCTGCCTTCTACTCTTTTACAGGATGGTACATTCTACTCTGCGGAAATGAATCTTAAGTCAGGATTAAATAACTTGGTTATTAAAGTGACTGATGGTACCAGTACGGTGAATATGCCATATCAATTGTATTACTATGAAGAGGGCAACAGTATTATTTCTGCTCATCTTGGCGATAAAAAGGGCGATAACCGAATTGATTTGCTGGGGAATGATCCTACTTGGACATTAAAGGAAGCTTCAGGGAAGCTTTATATGCAATTCTTGCTGGAAGACGCTGATGGAAAATCGTTTAAAGATAATGGTACACTTGCGATTTCAATTGGTGATCAGACTAGTGAAATTAATCTTAATAGTGATAGTGACGTTACCTTTTTGAATATGAACAACGATGGAAGTATCGGATCTAAACCGGGTGCCGAAGAAGTATTTCAAGGAACTGCTGGTATAGTACCAAGTTATCGAATGATTAATTTGGTAATTAATAACTTTAGTTTTCCACAGATTGATCAAGTTCAATTTGATGTAGATGTAAAATATCCTAAAGATTCCACACCTAGTTCAACCTCCAGCCGAACACTGAAATTTAATTATGCGCAAGATCAAATTATTATCAACAACCTTCAGTTGCTTCCTTCAAGTTTTAACCCTAAAGCGAATATGGTAAAAGAGGAAGAGTATTTAGCAAGTGCTGTTGAAGGGGCAAAAACTTTGAATAATTCAGAGGTTAGTGGAAGCTCTTTTTATATTCTAGTAGAAACGAGAAATGATATTAAGGAAGCAATATTAGCAGCAAATTACATCCCAACAGGAAAAGTTAACGTTAGTTATGTAGGAAAAGTGACGGATAAATATCAATATATCTATAAAGTTAGTGAATTTAAGAGCGGAGCTCAAAATGTAAGTTTTAACTATGGCTCGAATAGTAAAAATGTACAAGTCAAAATTAATTCTGTATCTAAAATAGGTATCCATGTTAGCAGCCATACGAACGGACAGATTGTACCTGTTAACGCAAACGATACAGATAAAATAGAAGTTTACCTTAAGGGTCAATACATGAATTTCCCTATAGTGGATGGAAAAATCAATGGAAGTTTATATGTTAATGGTGTTCAGGTAAGATCAACAGATCAAAAATGGGTTTCCATAACAGATGGGCAGTTCTCAATACCTTTATCAATGCAGGATAGCAACAGCACTGATTCTAATTTTGCTAAGGTACTTGTTTATGGTGAAAACCGTATCGTACTAAAAGGTAATGGTGATACGTATATTACTGAGCTAATTATCTATATCATAGATGAAAATCAACCGAATATTAAAAATTTTATTCCTGCTAAGGTCGGAAATAAAAAATTTCCGACAGAACCAACAGAAGTGGAAAGTTTCTTCGATGCTTCACCTGAGTTTGATTACCAAGGAGAAAACACGTATAAAACAGTAGCTAAACAGTATAACCTGATTTTCCGAGGAAGTGGTGCTTCTAAGTTTGAATTATTAGAGGGAACCAAACAGATTATTGCTCCGACTACAATAGCATCAACGGATAATAATCCAAAATCCTTCACGTACAATGGGCAGACATATACCTATGAAATCTATGGTAGTGAGGAAGATTTTGTTATTCGAGTTCAAGGTTTTAATGTATCGAATCCCGGAACTTATAGCTACAATTTGAACGTCTATAAAAATACAGGTTCTTATAGTTCAGAGAATTTAACTATTATTAGTGAAGTGAAACCCTATGATATTTATGCTCCAAAACCGACCGTAGATGGTAAGTATGTAGTGAACAAAAACTTTATACATTTTGATATATATGCTCCAGGCGCTACCTCGGTGGTTATAGATAAAGAACCCGCTGTATTAAACCCTGAGTTAGGGGAAAGCCGTTATGTACTAGATTATGTAGGATTGAAACAGGATAAGAACAACAGCATTAAAGTAGTAATTTCTACTGGCGAAACAAGTTATACCGAGACAATTAATATTTATTATGCCGGTGCGGTGGGCGTCGATTCACAGTATATGCCAGCTAAGACGGCAAACAAATACAGCGTTTTTAATAAGTCAGTGGAGTTATCTTTCCCAAAAGGAACGATCTTAAAGTCAGAAACAGATTTAGGAATAACTAAATTTTATCCTGACACAAAAATCTTATTTGGTATTGCTAACCCGGAGAATGGGATTGTAGAACGAAGAAATGACTATGGTCAGATCGTTAAACTCCCGGGTCCAAGTAATGATACGAACTCTTCAAGCTATCCGGTTATTAACGTAACTAGTGAAGATCTTTTGAATTTCCAATCAACAGATAAGTCTAGAAACTTTTCATTGATTTCTAACGTCTATTGGATTAGCGGAGGACTAGGGGAAGTTGAAGGGACAAACATTCAATCATCCAATGGGATTACGCCTTATTCTGTAGCAGGAATGTTTAATAACATCAAAAATGAACGTAAAATTACACCTAGCCAAAGAGGTAGTCTCACACTAAGTTATAATACCAGCGTAGTAGATGAGGTTGGTTCAACTATTGCGGTATACCGTTATGTACCTATTACTCAAGAAGAGAAAAGCTTGACAGGTGATTCCAGACCAAAATGGGAACGGATCGGTGGAGTAGTAGACACCAAGAAGCATACAATTACAGTACCGTTCGATGAGTTTGGATACTACAAAGTAATGAAGCTCAGCAAAAGCTATTCAGATATTACAAATCACTCATGGGCTCGGAATATATTGAATGCAATGTATGCCAAGGGATACATGGAGAATTTGACGTTTGAACAGTTTGGAGCCCAGGATCAAACCACTCGTGGGGAATTTGCGACTTTGCTTGTCAAAGGATTAAATCTGCCTTTAAGTTATTCGGGTAAACTGACGTTTACCGATGTATACTTAAATTCTTCGACTGCAGTGTGGGATTATAAATATATTGAGACGGCAGCAAGAGCCGGAATTATTACTGGGATAAGTGATGGTATATTCTCTCCAAATTCACCTCTTACGAGAGAACAGGCAGCGATGATGATTGCGAGAGCTACAAATCTAAAATTGGCTGCAAATGACACAAAACTGGCTGAGACTCTCGCGAAGTCGTTTATCGATTCAGGGCGAATTGATAATTATGCCAGACCTGCAGTTTTAGCTGTATCTAAAGCTAAAATTATGGTGGGTGCGCCAACAACAATTAGCGGTCAATCTAAAGTACAGTATATGTTTAATCCAGATGCGAACCTTACTCGTGCAGAAGCAGCGAAAATTGCAGTAGAGCTTCTGAAAAAATATGCGAAAGTATTTCCTGCTAACTTAAGTTAG